The proteins below come from a single Aegilops tauschii subsp. strangulata cultivar AL8/78 chromosome 6, Aet v6.0, whole genome shotgun sequence genomic window:
- the LOC109731620 gene encoding uncharacterized protein isoform X1: MAPSEPPPLLSRRLLALILALAALISPTSAARKILASVTPILWDLYLPQVWRGKVRRKRMPSSENAVSTRVTAIIASKICHKTGKHRGCEGASSLPLLVTGRPPSQEKKEHTQEKKEQAQEKNNEQEKKALDCCCWSVYGNMIFSHVQCGHISCLQLSINARRDHWCCRRPLCQLEVLLLHLVELQLPLQRATFIRHNPITGPQDVLHQPVIAKGEAGLGGEIFPLSRLHVWLLLSTR, from the exons ATGGCGCCCTCCGAGCCGCCCCCGCTCCTCTCCCGCCGGCTCCTGGCCCTGATCCTTGCCCTCGCCGCCCTCATATCCCCCACCTCCGCCGCTAGGAAGATCCTAGCCTCCGTCACCCCTATCTTGTGGGACCTCTACCTCCCCCAGGTATGGCGCGGGAAGGTGCGCCGGAAGCGGATGCCCAGCAGCGAGAATGCCGTCTCCACGCGCGTCACCGCCATCATCGCCTCCAAGATCTGCCACAAGACCGGCAAGCATCGTGGCTGCGAGGGCGCTTcctccctccccctcctcgtCACCGGGCGGCCACCCAGCCAG GAGAAGAAGGAGCACACCCAGGAGAAGAAGGAGCAAGCGCAGGAGAAAAACAACGAGCAGGAGAAGAAGGCCCTGGATTGCTGTTGCTGGAGTGTTTACGGAAACATGATCTTCTCCCATGTACAGTGCGGTCACATTTCATGTCTACAACTCTCCATCAATGCACGCC GTGACCATTGGTGCTGCCGCCGCCCGCTGTGCCAGTTGGAGGTGCTGCTGCTGCATCTGGTGGAGCTGCAGCTGCCGCTCCAAAGGGCAACCTTCATCAGACACAACCCCATAACAGGGCCTCAAG ATGTTCTGCATCAGCCTGTCATTGCTAAGGGAGAAGCGGGACTTGGAGGAGAAATCTTTCCATTAAGCAGATTACATGTTTGGTTGCTGTTAAGTACCAGATAG
- the LOC109731620 gene encoding uncharacterized protein isoform X2, with translation MAPSEPPPLLSRRLLALILALAALISPTSAARKILASVTPILWDLYLPQVWRGKVRRKRMPSSENAVSTRVTAIIASKICHKTGKHRGCEGASSLPLLVTGRPPSQEKKEHTQEKKEQAQEKNNEQEKKALDCCCWSVYGNMIFSHVTIGAAAARCASWRCCCCIWWSCSCRSKGQPSSDTTP, from the exons ATGGCGCCCTCCGAGCCGCCCCCGCTCCTCTCCCGCCGGCTCCTGGCCCTGATCCTTGCCCTCGCCGCCCTCATATCCCCCACCTCCGCCGCTAGGAAGATCCTAGCCTCCGTCACCCCTATCTTGTGGGACCTCTACCTCCCCCAGGTATGGCGCGGGAAGGTGCGCCGGAAGCGGATGCCCAGCAGCGAGAATGCCGTCTCCACGCGCGTCACCGCCATCATCGCCTCCAAGATCTGCCACAAGACCGGCAAGCATCGTGGCTGCGAGGGCGCTTcctccctccccctcctcgtCACCGGGCGGCCACCCAGCCAG GAGAAGAAGGAGCACACCCAGGAGAAGAAGGAGCAAGCGCAGGAGAAAAACAACGAGCAGGAGAAGAAGGCCCTGGATTGCTGTTGCTGGAGTGTTTACGGAAACATGATCTTCTCCCAT GTGACCATTGGTGCTGCCGCCGCCCGCTGTGCCAGTTGGAGGTGCTGCTGCTGCATCTGGTGGAGCTGCAGCTGCCGCTCCAAAGGGCAACCTTCATCAGACACAACCCCATAA